The genomic window CACCGTCCTCCTGCGTGACAGTGGACGGAAACagaggagcgagaagcgaatgATCTAGTTGGGGCTGCACTTTGAGACGCCACAGTCGCACAATAAGGCACACCGATACAGAAACCCCCAAACAAAATGTGTTTTCTAGAGCACAAGACCTCGATACCTGTATGGTGGTGCCCCACCAATGTGACATTTCTAGTGCATTTTCATAGAAAAAAATGAAAGCCGGTAAAAGCTTCGAGATTCCCACAGGTAACCGCACCTCATCGAGAGGGTATTCGCCTGGGGGGCACTACCGATAAGCGATTACTTGGCGATTTTCTTAACCTTGAACGTCTCTTACCAGGGCAGAAAACCTCCCTTGAGGCACTGGTGGCAAGCGGATAGCCATGGTGAGTATAGGGTGCCTTTCTCCTTCGCGGAGACTGTGAGTGCATAGAGAGAAGTGAACGTGAATCCTAACAATTCCTCTTGGAGCTCAGCCCGTGAAGTGGCGCCACGGCATGGTTGTCCCCTGTCGACCACGAAGGGACGCGAAATACTAAAAGTGCATCGGGCACGCGGAACGCCGCTAACAAGTAGTCAGTCGGGTTGCTTATGGAGGGCCTGGCGTGAGCAAAAACCGTCTGTCTCCGGAGGTTAGATGCAAATGCAGTAGCAAGGCTGGACGGCGATTTTTTCTCCACCTGTTGTCTCTtcggaaggcgacgacaaTGGTAAACTTTCCTGTAAGAGGTCATCCCTCCTCAAGCCTGGACGGCACGACTATTTTGAGCCGGAAAAACGATTGAGAATTCAAATGTGTTCGTCGCGGGATCGATAGCTCCTCGTCACGCTGAGTTTTGACTCGCGGCGTGCTACTGGGCCGCGCGGAAAAACTCCTCGCAGAGGAGCAAGGATCGGAAAACTGGAGCGTCACGTCCACCGACGGAAAACTTTCGACATCAATTTGTCCCTCATGTGCAGCGATGAAAAACCGGGGCTGCATGGAAAAGGTTATAAACACGGACTTTGCTGTCGGGAGGTCGGATCGCGCAGCTTTTTCCTGTCGGCTGCCGTGTCTGGCCTAGCGGCAGTCATGCAGTGCGTTGAGCTCTCAGCCGCAGCCACCAGAACGGAAAATACGCATCAAAAAGGCGACATACAAGTCCTGTTATATTCTAGAAAGGTctggaaagaagaagagacacgctGAGGCATTTGTGGATGGGGGAGCAGCAAAACATCTGCATTCCACGTTTCGCGCCGTTTGCAGTGTCTGCGCAAGACAACAGTAAAGCGAGCGGAAGAacaggaggcggagctccTTGTTGAGCGGGCTGGAGGCACTAAGCAGAGCTTGAGGTGGCGGGCAGTTTGTTACTTTTGTCTGTGTTTTCAGGCGTGCCTAGACTGCATTCGTTCCACCCAGATGAAATAGATACTGCTTATTCTTCGCCTACCTAAGCCTTTAGCTCGAGAGGGAATGCGGGGCTTTCTTTGGCGAGGAGGTCTCTCGAGAGCGAGCCCGCCGCAGTCGACCGGGTGCGTACCTGTGGCGCGTTGAAGCGCAGCATTCGCGCCTGTTAGTGATGTATCGGGCAAGGCAGAGACTTAACTCGACCTAAAAATATGTCCCCTCGAACAGAGAATCAAACGCAACGACGCCTGGAGAGACCAGGCATCGCCGATGCCAGACAAGAGGAGATAGCGCGCAAACTGTCTCTGTGGCACCACCACTGGCAACGCAACCTAGTAAAGCGTGGTATCTCTGGTCTTGAGGAAGCGTGCGAGTTCAGCGCTACAAATGCGGATATCAGGTGGCTCTGTTACAGTACTCCACCGCGTGACTGGCTTCAAGGTTGGCTCAGATTTCAGTGTCTACGACGCTGGCGCACGGTTGTCGCCACCGCCGACGAGATGCCGCAGATAGCCAATGCGAATGCAACAGGACCATGGTACTTGGTTGCAGCAGGCTACAGGCCCGTGAGCCTACACCGGAGTTGTGTCCTGCTGGATTCATGCGTAGGAAACGTCAGCTTCACAGCTGCGCAGGACGAGTGAGCAATATGAAGTGTGTGGCCCAATTTGTGAGTGCGACGCAAGAGTGTGGATGCAGCTGTTCTCTGCAAGTATTCCATTTTGCACTCTGCACCCTACCTCATAAGAGATACTACGCCTGGATCACAGTCTCGGTTTACTCGGTTTTAACATCGGCAAGAGTATTCAAGCAGCAACGCCAGAGCACATGATAACGAGCCAGCCTTAATTGTTTACGGCTTGTACGTGGGGAAAGCTGCGGTAGTCAGTAGACTTGAACGCCTTTCACCTGTACCAAGAGGGGGCCATCAGGTCTGAACAAGGCAGTTCCGCGTCCATATAGGGACGCAGCTCAGACCGTAGGAAGCGACGAACTGAGACTGGAATCGCTGCGTTCAAGATTTCACTTCCGAGTCCATTACCTTATCTTACGCCATGGGATGGTGGCATGCAGTGAATCATTGATGGTTCTGTCATGCGATTGGCCTGTCGTGGGCTTCTCGAAATACGCACCCGAATCATCAGCGACGCAGCACATCGATACCGGCGCAAGTGGCAGGCTGAACACAGAGATGTCGTGTGGATCAGCAGGGGACCACCAACCCCCTCCCCGCTTCTGAGGCGCACACATTCACATTCTAGGGGTCAACAGACAGATTGACAAGGACTACGCAGATCCACAACTTCTTGACAATAGTTTACTCGCCGCCAGTGACACTTTGGTGAGGTCTCCTGGTGGTAAGACGGGCATGCTTTGAAGGCTTGCTCATTCCTTTTTGAGCTGGAACAGGGAGACGCCGACAGGGAGCTCGCTGACAGACTGGAAAATCTTGCAGTAGCGGTGATCAGCAAGGCTTGCCCCCGCGTCTTTGGCACTTGTCCTCCATACTTCTTTCCATCCTGATGCACCTGCCCACTTCCCTGCATCATCGGGCAAGAAGCTCCACTTCTCCGGTGCATGTGTGATCAGGTGGCTCAATCTCTTCAGAGGACCTTTCCTCCACTGCCCACCTCCCCAACGCGCACCAGCCTCCCTTTGTCTGCCGTCCTTCTCTGGGCTCTCACTGGAGCCTGAATGCTTGGTGGAGCCGTCGTTCAAAATATCTTCATCGATCAAGTAATCCATAAGAAGATAAACGTCTgcgcccttcgcgccgctgctgctcttcgAATCGCTAGAAAAATATGCACGGATGTCCTCTAGAACATGCCTTAGCTCTTTCGGTTTGACATACGGACTGACACCCTCCAACAGAAGAGCGGTTGTGGCGTCCCGTCTGACTCCAgcgctccgcagccgctctcCAAAGTTGTCACGCTCTAAGTCGCAAGAAACGAAGCGGAGCGTTCTGTAGCCTGTGAGCAAGTCGTCACCGTTTAGAGCATTTAGGAGGTTGGTACACTTCTTCCATTGAACGTGATGCAAGTCCATTTCTACTACGCGGACACCGTGATATGTTGTGAGCCCAGCGAACCGGTAAGCCCGGGTATCAAAACCTGCTCCGACAATGATTACTTGCGTCACGTCTTTTTTCGCTATTGCCCACTTGCAGAAGGAATCGAAATGGGCTGTTCTGATTGCCACATAACCCCAAAGCTGGAGAAAAGAGCGACACAACTCCGAAACAAAAGAAAGCTTGTGGCAGAGCATCGAGCACAAGTAAACGATTTCGGCATGCCAAGAAGGGAAAGCAGACATGAGTCGCATAATGCACCTTACGAAAAACATTGGGGCAAAGCCAATCAAAAAACGCCTCTCTGAGAAATCGTGAGCAATGGGGAAGCTTCCAGTAAGGTAGGGGCATGTTGACGAGCTGCTCTTCTGATCCTTTTCTTCCTTGCGGGTAGCTACGATTGGAGAAATA from Besnoitia besnoiti strain Bb-Ger1 chromosome XIII, whole genome shotgun sequence includes these protein-coding regions:
- a CDS encoding hypothetical protein (encoded by transcript BESB_030160), producing MKGTLHYLQYISRRLSGACVLVGMTIVLASVRVVEDAVIFLTSLFEDKTWNASHVARLRFLSTFISPIVATRKEEKDQKSSSSTCPYLTGSFPIAHDFSERRFLIGFAPMFFVRCIMRLMSAFPSWHAEIVYLCSMLCHKLSFVSELCRSFLQLWGYVAIRTAHFDSFCKWAIAKKDVTQVIIVGAGFDTRAYRFAGLTTYHGVRVVEMDLHHVQWKKCTNLLNALNGDDLLTGYRTLRFVSCDLERDNFGERLRSAGVRRDATTALLLEGVSPYVKPKELRHVLEDIRAYFSSDSKSSSGAKGADVYLLMDYLIDEDILNDGSTKHSGSSESPEKDGRQREAGARWGGGQWRKGPLKRLSHLITHAPEKWSFLPDDAGKWAGASGWKEVWRTSAKDAGASLADHRYCKIFQSVSELPVGVSLFQLKKE